From Rutidosis leptorrhynchoides isolate AG116_Rl617_1_P2 chromosome 3, CSIRO_AGI_Rlap_v1, whole genome shotgun sequence, a single genomic window includes:
- the LOC139900212 gene encoding uncharacterized protein: protein HHHPPPTSINHHHHNPPPPPPPPPPPPPSTTTTTHHHHHPPPPPPTTTTPTTTTSQHHQPPPPTTTTTTHHLQLPLPMNDKNRGDE from the exons caccaccacccaccacctaccagcatcaaccaccaccaccacaacccaccaccaccaccaccaccacc accgccaccaccacca tcaaccaccaccaccacccaccaccaccaccacccaccaccaccaccaccgactaccacca caccaaccaccaccacttcccaacaccatcaaccaccaccaccaactaccaccaccaccacccatcacctcCAACTACCACTACCa ATGAATGACAAAAAcagaggtgatgaatga
- the LOC139900213 gene encoding vicilin-like seed storage protein At4g36700 translates to MRGNTSLSFFLVLSAYFVVPFFLNSPHAIATKALGEGGGDGGMMPVSGGPMVKRDERWQLVSTEFGEISAVKISDGSNNGYYHLHFITMNPCSLFLPVYLHSQMLLYVNSGSGTLNWFNVEKDDKLQQVPLKRGDIYTLTPESVFYIQNNVNQQNYGYEAQTLEIYAIFPNSETQLQKEQQFDAVYTGIHDLVLGFDNAVIQATLGVPEEVIEELRSRGEGQPLIVEGQTEESSSRWDVGSLEPRGIRAFLGAMNNDIINAENKKKKKEKTDNIFKAERDVETCFGWSVTVTSKELDVLKHTDYGVFMVNLRHGSMMGPHWNPETDQVTIVLQGQGVVEVVCPGIASETGCQNMRFNVQEGDVFVVPKSHPMAQLSFNDDSFVFMGFMTKLKNNEPQYLGGKSSILQKLDKKVLAKSFNVKDTTILEMILSDSREKIIYECTSCAEGGGGESGQGGSGCEPRQEDEEERGRRGDWKEGQGRGGQRGWEEGQGRAGQGGWQEGEGRGGKGGWQEGQRRGGQGWQEEQGGGGRRGWQVPNMGRGGAWGGGGVQVS, encoded by the exons ATGAGAGGCAACACATCCCTTTCATTTTTTCTTGTACTCTCTGCATACTTTGTAGTACCTTTCTTTCTTAACTCCCCCCATGCAATTGCAACAAAAGCTTTAGGtgaaggtggtggtgatggtggtatgATGCCGGTGAGTGGCGGACCGATGGTGAAGAGAGATGAGAGGTGGCAGTTAGTGTCGACGGAGTTTGGTGAAATCTCAGCCGTTAAAATTAGTGATGGAAGCAATAATGGATATTATCACCTCCATTTTATTACAATGAACCCTTGCTCTCTGTTTCTTCCTGTTTATCTTCATTCACAAATGCTTTTATATGTCAACTCAG GCAGTGGAACACTAAATTGGTTCAACGTTGAGAAAGATGACAAGCTCCAACAAGTACCGTTGAAGAGGGGAGACATTTACACATTAACACCAGAATCTGTTTTCTACATACAGAACAACGTTAATCAACAAAACTATGGCTACGAGGCTCAAACACTTGAGATTTACgccatttttcccaattcagagaCCCAACTACAA AAAGAACAACAGTTTGACGCGGTATACACCGGCATTCATGATTTGGTACTTGGCTTTGACAATGCAGTTATTCAAGCAACCCTCGGT GTACCAGAggaagtgattgaagagctaagatcaAGGGGAGAAGGGCAACCATTGATTGTGGAAGGACAAACTGAAGAGAGTTCTTCTAGGTGGGATGTCGGTTCACTGGAACCACGTGGTATCAGAGCCTTTTTGGGAGCCATGAACAATGACATCATCAACgcagaaaataaaaagaaaaagaaagagaagACAGACAACATTTTTAAAGCGGAGCGTGACGTTGAAACTTGCTTTGGATGGAGTGTAACCGTAACTAGTAAAGAGTTGGATGTGTTGAAACACACAGACTACGGTGTCTTCATGGTGAATCTCAGACAT GGGTCAATGATGGGACCACATTGGAACCCCGAAACGGATCAAGTAACAATTGTGTTGCAAGGACAAGGGGTGGTGGAAGTGGTTTGTCCCGGAATTGCAAGCGAAACGGGGTGCCAAAACATGAGGTTTAATGTTCAAGAGGGTGATGTGTTTGTGGTGCCAAAATCTCATCCAATGGCTCAATTATCATTCAACGATGACTCGTTTGTTTTCATGGGGTTCATGACGAAATTAAAGAATAATGAGCCTCAATATCTTGGGGGGAAGTCGTCGATTCTCCAAAAGTTGGATAAAAAGGTGTTGGCGAAGTCTTTTAATGTTAAGGACACTACAATATTGGAAATGATATTATCGGATTCGAGAGAAAAAATCATCTATGAATGCACTTCGTGTGCCGAAGGAGGAGGAGGTGAAAGTGGGCAAGGGGGAAGTGGTTGTGAACCACGACAAGAAGACGAAGAAGAACGTGGTCGTCGAGGAGATTGGAAAGAAGGACAAGGACGTGGTGGCCAAAGAGGATGGGAAGAAGGCCAAGGACGTGCCGGCCAAGGAGGATGGCAAGAAGGTGAGGGACGTGGCGGCAAAGGAGGATGGCAAGAGGGGCAAAGACGTGGCGGACAAGGGTGGCAAGAGGAGCAAGGTGGTGGTGGTCGAAGAGGGTGGCAAGTGCCGAATATGGGCAGGGGAGGAGCTTGGGGAGGTGGTGGTGTTCAAGTTTCTTGA